Proteins co-encoded in one Deltaproteobacteria bacterium genomic window:
- a CDS encoding acyl-CoA dehydrogenase family protein produces MEYMLTEEQKMLQELAQQIAEERIKPIRAELDEAERFPTEIVQDLAQADLFGVIIPEAYGGLGLGCLENCLVLEALSSACVGVATTYAASFLGAYPILLFGSEAHKSRYLPELARGEKLAAFALTESQAGSDAGAIQTVAVKDGDQYVLNGTKQWITNAGEAETYSVIAMTDRAKGARGASAFIVEAGDPGVSFGKKEKKMGIRCSATREIIFQNCRIPADRRLGKEGLGFIIALKTLDYSRPGVGALAVGLAQGALEESVHFARQRHQFGMPIISFQAIQHMLADMATELEAARALVYAVARYIDSQPKDFAKQAAMAKLFPTDMAMRVTTDAVQILAGHGYMREYPVEKMMRDAKILQIFEGTNQIQRNIIGQALNKEFSKKGK; encoded by the coding sequence ATGGAGTATATGCTGACCGAAGAGCAGAAAATGCTCCAGGAGTTGGCCCAACAAATCGCCGAGGAACGCATCAAACCGATAAGGGCCGAACTGGATGAAGCGGAGCGCTTTCCTACCGAGATCGTCCAGGATCTGGCCCAAGCCGATCTGTTCGGGGTCATCATTCCAGAGGCTTACGGCGGCCTGGGGCTGGGATGTCTGGAAAACTGTCTGGTCCTGGAAGCCTTAAGCAGCGCCTGCGTAGGGGTAGCCACTACCTATGCCGCCAGTTTTTTGGGAGCTTATCCCATCTTACTTTTCGGCTCGGAAGCTCACAAAAGCCGCTATCTGCCGGAACTGGCCCGGGGCGAAAAACTGGCCGCCTTTGCCCTGACCGAATCCCAGGCCGGCAGTGATGCCGGGGCCATTCAGACCGTGGCCGTCAAAGACGGCGACCAGTACGTCTTAAACGGCACCAAACAATGGATCACCAATGCTGGGGAAGCCGAGACCTACTCAGTTATTGCCATGACCGATCGGGCCAAAGGGGCTCGCGGGGCCAGCGCCTTTATTGTCGAGGCCGGCGATCCCGGCGTTTCCTTCGGGAAAAAAGAGAAAAAGATGGGCATCCGGTGCTCGGCCACCCGCGAGATCATCTTCCAAAACTGCCGGATCCCGGCGGACCGGCGGCTCGGTAAAGAAGGCCTGGGGTTTATCATCGCCCTCAAGACCCTGGATTATTCGCGGCCCGGGGTCGGGGCCTTGGCCGTGGGCCTGGCCCAGGGAGCTTTGGAGGAATCGGTGCATTTCGCCCGCCAGCGCCATCAGTTCGGCATGCCGATTATTTCCTTTCAGGCCATCCAGCATATGCTGGCGGATATGGCCACCGAACTGGAAGCGGCCCGCGCCCTGGTCTATGCCGTGGCCCGTTATATTGATAGTCAACCCAAAGACTTCGCCAAACAAGCGGCGATGGCCAAGCTTTTCCCCACCGATATGGCCATGCGGGTGACCACCGACGCGGTCCAGATCTTGGCGGGACACGGCTATATGCGGGAGTATCCGGTGGAGAAGATGATGCGGGATGCCAAGATCTTGCAGATCTTTGAGGGCACCAATCAGATTCAGCGCAACATCATCGGCCAGGCGTTAAACAAGGAATTCAGCAAAAAAGGGAAATAA
- the rpmF gene encoding 50S ribosomal protein L32, which yields MALPKRKKSISKRNMRRSHQGLTLPNLAVCPQCNEYRLPHHACPHCGFYKGRRVMPQSES from the coding sequence GTGGCCTTACCCAAACGCAAAAAATCCATTTCCAAACGTAATATGCGGCGCTCCCATCAGGGTCTTACCCTGCCGAATCTGGCGGTCTGCCCGCAATGCAACGAATACCGGCTTCCGCACCATGCCTGCCCGCACTGCGGTTTTTATAAAGGGCGGCGGGTAATGCCTCAATCTGAGTCGTGA
- a CDS encoding DUF177 domain-containing protein, giving the protein MTKASLLKIPIEKIPQEGIDIQVRLGTEWFLHWLDQEPDLEFYLESPVQGYIRLEKPGEYLLIRGELTGEWRLNCSRCLESFLQPLECRFDLLLKPGPPVDVAEELELSAQELEEDYYLGDELDLEQIIQEQILLAVPVKPLCREDCLGLCPYCGANLNQETCSCRGTGFNQPFAVLNKLKKTSK; this is encoded by the coding sequence ATGACCAAAGCTAGTCTACTAAAGATTCCGATTGAGAAAATCCCCCAGGAAGGGATAGATATTCAAGTCCGGTTGGGAACAGAGTGGTTCCTTCACTGGCTGGACCAAGAACCGGATTTGGAGTTTTACCTGGAATCACCGGTGCAGGGTTACATCCGTTTGGAGAAACCCGGGGAATATCTGCTGATCCGGGGGGAGCTAACGGGAGAGTGGCGGCTTAACTGTAGCCGCTGCCTGGAAAGTTTTCTTCAGCCCCTGGAGTGCCGGTTTGATCTGTTGCTTAAGCCCGGTCCTCCCGTCGACGTAGCTGAAGAACTGGAATTATCCGCCCAAGAACTGGAAGAGGACTATTATTTAGGCGATGAACTGGATTTAGAGCAGATAATTCAGGAACAGATTTTGCTGGCCGTGCCGGTAAAGCCCTTGTGTCGGGAAGATTGCCTGGGGCTGTGCCCTTATTGTGGGGCCAACCTCAATCAGGAAACCTGCTCTTGCCGTGGCACCGGATTTAATCAACCCTTTGCTGTCCTGAATAAACTGAAGAAAACTTCCAAATAA
- a CDS encoding cysteine hydrolase: MGKPALIVTDMLRDFLDPDGALFVGEAGLQIIPFVAQKIAEMRAKGALVIFLCDSHDPDDREFARFPPHCVRHTPGAEIIPQLNPQPGDYRVEKSRFSGFYNTELEEILKREQITEVHLIGVCTSICVMETARDLVDRDYPVVVHRPGVADLNPQDHEWALKRMAKILGVQVV; the protein is encoded by the coding sequence ATGGGTAAACCTGCCCTAATCGTCACTGATATGCTGCGGGATTTTCTGGATCCAGACGGTGCCCTGTTTGTCGGCGAAGCTGGATTGCAGATCATTCCCTTTGTTGCCCAAAAAATCGCTGAAATGCGGGCTAAGGGGGCACTGGTCATTTTTTTATGCGACTCGCACGACCCGGATGATCGCGAATTTGCCCGGTTCCCGCCCCACTGTGTGCGCCATACCCCGGGAGCCGAAATCATCCCCCAACTAAACCCGCAACCGGGAGATTATCGGGTGGAGAAATCCCGCTTCAGTGGCTTTTATAACACCGAGTTGGAGGAGATCCTGAAACGGGAACAGATAACGGAAGTGCATCTGATCGGGGTCTGCACCTCCATCTGCGTCATGGAAACGGCTAGAGACCTGGTGGATCGGGATTATCCGGTGGTAGTTCATCGGCCAGGGGTAGCCGATTTAAACCCACAAGACCATGAATGGGCCTTAAAAAGAATGGCTAAGATCCTGGGCGTGCAGGTGGTCTAA
- a CDS encoding 4Fe-4S binding protein, protein MNRLRRLIQVLFTLLTNAYLLFPWGPVIYQGPLKGICHPGLNCYSCPAALFGCPVGAFQNFMANIRLSLATGVPQMGTIVVGYLGFIGSLVGRFPCAWLCPFGLIQDLLYKIPGPKLNIPGPLKYVKYVILVLLVVILPLFWVDPTGLGTPWFCKLICPAGTLLGAFPLLVVKPSLWQALSFYFWNKVILLVLFIGWSIVSSRAFCRVLCPLGAFYGLFNRYSLFRLNYDEDKCVHCLACYRQCPMGVRPYQYADDTNCIRCLKCVQACRFGALSFNLRKLPAAPARAIQQRET, encoded by the coding sequence ATGAACCGTTTACGTCGCCTCATCCAGGTGCTGTTTACCCTGCTGACCAACGCCTACCTGTTGTTCCCCTGGGGGCCGGTGATTTATCAGGGGCCTCTCAAAGGTATTTGCCATCCCGGGCTGAACTGCTATTCATGTCCCGCGGCTCTGTTCGGCTGTCCGGTTGGCGCTTTCCAGAACTTTATGGCCAATATTCGCCTCTCCCTGGCTACCGGGGTTCCCCAAATGGGGACTATAGTCGTGGGATACTTAGGTTTTATCGGTTCTTTGGTGGGGCGCTTCCCCTGCGCCTGGCTCTGTCCTTTTGGCCTTATTCAAGATCTGCTCTATAAAATCCCCGGTCCTAAACTCAATATTCCAGGACCCTTAAAGTACGTTAAATATGTAATCTTAGTGCTTCTGGTGGTGATTTTGCCGCTTTTCTGGGTTGATCCTACCGGCCTGGGGACCCCCTGGTTCTGTAAATTAATCTGTCCGGCCGGGACCTTACTGGGAGCTTTTCCACTCCTGGTGGTCAAACCCAGTCTGTGGCAGGCGTTAAGCTTCTACTTTTGGAATAAGGTCATCTTACTGGTATTATTTATTGGGTGGAGTATCGTCAGCAGCCGGGCCTTCTGCCGGGTATTGTGCCCTTTGGGGGCTTTTTATGGGTTATTTAACAGATACAGCCTGTTCCGCCTCAACTATGATGAGGATAAATGTGTCCATTGCCTTGCCTGTTATCGCCAATGTCCGATGGGGGTGCGGCCTTATCAATATGCCGATGATACCAACTGTATCCGCTGCCTGAAATGTGTCCAGGCCTGCCGTTTTGGGGCCTTGTCTTTTAATTTGCGAAAGTTACCGGCGGCCCCGGCTAGGGCCATCCAGCAGAGGGAAACATGA
- a CDS encoding histone deacetylase family protein produces MKLIYHRKYLTDYPTASVEQPARVKTIYETLSRHYSVLTPEPATEAELLLVHNPELIDRVKNNGGLYEVACLAAGGAILAAELACQGEPAFAAIRPPGHHASPCSHWGFCFFNNLAVAIEHQRNKKVIERALILDIDLHFGDGTVNVFRGRPGVTVINIAEKNRDKYLQEVEVILSDVHAFDLLGVSAGFDTYQKDWGGLLLTEDYFQIGRWIKDAARVVCQGRRFAVLEGGYYLPDLGKNALAFVQGLE; encoded by the coding sequence ATGAAGCTGATCTATCATAGGAAATATCTGACTGATTACCCTACCGCCAGTGTGGAGCAGCCGGCACGGGTAAAGACCATATACGAGACCCTGTCCCGCCATTACTCGGTGCTGACTCCAGAACCGGCTACGGAAGCCGAGCTGTTATTGGTGCATAATCCTGAGCTTATCGACCGGGTCAAAAACAATGGCGGGCTTTATGAAGTGGCCTGCCTGGCAGCCGGCGGTGCCATCTTAGCCGCAGAGCTGGCCTGCCAGGGTGAGCCGGCTTTTGCGGCTATCCGGCCTCCTGGACACCACGCCAGTCCTTGCAGCCACTGGGGTTTCTGCTTCTTCAACAATCTGGCTGTTGCTATCGAACATCAGCGTAATAAAAAGGTGATCGAGCGCGCCCTGATTTTGGATATCGATCTGCATTTTGGAGATGGCACTGTCAATGTTTTTAGAGGGCGGCCGGGGGTCACGGTAATCAATATTGCCGAGAAAAACCGGGATAAGTATCTCCAGGAGGTCGAGGTTATCTTATCCGATGTGCACGCGTTTGATCTTTTAGGGGTGTCCGCCGGCTTTGATACATACCAGAAAGATTGGGGTGGCCTTCTGCTTACCGAAGACTATTTTCAAATCGGGCGGTGGATTAAAGATGCGGCCCGGGTCGTTTGCCAGGGGCGTCGTTTTGCCGTCTTGGAAGGGGGATATTACCTCCCTGATCTGGGCAAAAACGCCCTGGCCTTTGTCCAAGGCCTGGAATAA
- a CDS encoding ribosome maturation factor RimP, whose amino-acid sequence MDKSAEIVAQVTALVEPVLQAQEVELVDTEMIRAGKRWLLRLYIDKPGGITLDECAQVSHLVGELLDVHDLIEQAYTLEISSPGLTRALKKPADYRRYIGRLARITIRAGAGERHTFRGELLGLEDDRVKIKEGEEIHQIPLSNIARARLDFEL is encoded by the coding sequence ATGGATAAATCTGCAGAAATCGTCGCCCAGGTTACCGCCCTGGTGGAGCCTGTCCTTCAGGCCCAGGAAGTCGAACTGGTGGATACCGAAATGATTAGGGCCGGAAAACGCTGGCTCCTGCGCTTATATATTGACAAGCCAGGGGGGATTACCCTGGATGAATGTGCTCAGGTAAGTCATCTGGTAGGTGAGTTACTCGATGTTCATGATCTGATTGAGCAGGCCTATACCCTGGAAATCTCTTCCCCTGGCCTTACCCGGGCGCTGAAGAAACCGGCTGATTATCGGCGCTATATCGGACGCCTGGCTCGGATTACTATCCGGGCCGGAGCGGGAGAACGCCATACTTTTCGAGGAGAGCTGCTGGGCCTGGAGGACGACCGGGTGAAAATCAAAGAAGGTGAGGAGATTCATCAGATTCCCCTGAGTAACATTGCCCGGGCCAGGCTAGATTTTGAGTTGTAA
- the nusA gene encoding transcription termination/antitermination protein NusA, whose translation MTGELKRIIDQVCRDKGIDKELLITTIEEAVRSAAKKKYDPKLDIEVNFTEDTGEIEIFQFKEVVEEVTDPDTQLSLEEGRQLDAECELGDVLGIKLDASSFGRIAAQSAKQVIIQGMREAERDVVYEEYKDRQGEIISGIVQRQDKAGIIVNLGRTEAILPPEEQVPRESYRQGDRLRAYVLEVKRHSRGPQIILSRVRPEFLISLFENEVPEISEGIVQILSCVREPGSRAKIAVTSRDSDVDPVGACVGMKGSRVQNVVQELRGEKIDIIPWNPDPAKFVTQALAPAEVSRIILDEVNQAMEVIVPDDQLSLAIGKRGQNVRLASKLTGWKIDVKSETKYSKSLKESYLSLLQIPGVGEMTASALYEGGFTSAREVAESSLEDLLQVPGLNERKAANIIAAAKEMLAGPKEKPATAETAEALFTAEGKTELPAEEEDLGV comes from the coding sequence ATGACCGGAGAATTGAAACGTATCATCGACCAGGTTTGCCGAGATAAGGGGATCGACAAGGAGCTGTTGATTACCACCATTGAGGAAGCGGTACGTTCGGCGGCCAAGAAAAAATACGATCCCAAACTGGATATAGAAGTCAATTTTACCGAGGATACCGGAGAAATCGAGATCTTCCAATTCAAAGAGGTGGTCGAAGAAGTAACCGATCCCGATACCCAGCTCTCCCTGGAAGAAGGCCGCCAGTTGGACGCTGAGTGTGAGTTGGGCGATGTTTTGGGCATTAAATTGGATGCCAGCAGCTTTGGCCGGATTGCAGCCCAATCCGCTAAACAAGTGATCATCCAGGGGATGCGAGAAGCCGAACGGGATGTGGTCTACGAGGAGTACAAAGATCGTCAGGGGGAAATCATCAGTGGCATTGTGCAGCGCCAGGACAAGGCCGGGATTATCGTTAATTTGGGACGGACCGAGGCCATATTACCCCCGGAAGAGCAAGTACCACGGGAAAGTTATCGCCAGGGGGATCGCCTCCGGGCCTATGTGTTGGAGGTAAAACGCCATTCTAGAGGGCCACAGATAATTTTATCCCGGGTGCGGCCCGAATTCTTAATCTCCCTGTTTGAAAACGAGGTTCCGGAAATCTCCGAAGGAATTGTCCAGATCCTGTCCTGTGTGCGCGAGCCCGGCAGTCGGGCCAAGATAGCCGTTACCTCAAGGGACTCAGATGTGGATCCGGTCGGGGCTTGTGTGGGTATGAAAGGCTCCCGGGTGCAGAATGTCGTCCAGGAACTGCGTGGTGAAAAGATCGACATCATCCCCTGGAATCCTGATCCGGCCAAATTCGTTACTCAGGCTCTGGCTCCGGCGGAAGTCAGCCGCATCATCTTGGACGAAGTCAATCAGGCCATGGAAGTCATTGTGCCTGATGACCAGTTGTCCCTGGCCATTGGCAAGCGGGGGCAAAACGTCCGTCTGGCTTCCAAGCTGACCGGCTGGAAGATTGACGTTAAGAGTGAAACCAAGTATTCCAAATCCCTGAAGGAGAGCTATCTTTCCTTACTGCAAATCCCTGGGGTGGGAGAAATGACTGCCAGTGCCCTTTATGAAGGTGGATTTACCTCAGCCCGGGAGGTTGCCGAAAGCAGTTTGGAAGATTTGCTGCAGGTCCCGGGGTTGAATGAGAGAAAAGCGGCCAATATCATTGCCGCCGCCAAAGAGATGCTGGCGGGCCCGAAAGAGAAGCCAGCCACCGCAGAGACCGCTGAGGCTCTGTTTACTGCTGAGGGGAAAACCGAGCTACCCGCCGAAGAAGAGGATCTGGGAGTCTGA
- the infB gene encoding translation initiation factor IF-2 codes for MAKTRVSHLAREFKIGVKDLLQRLKEMNLEVENYLSSIDEPDLERVRSVLSKTAPQVEERRLESGVKRRRRLTSAGLPAPSAEAAPEAEVSEETAKPAAVSTDVSVSDEAQGIAAAEGEKTEPHATKEATPKTRDRKKPTKTTARIIVWSEAEKPAPTPEVSEVKAEPEPAEPSPPEPETAVASSAPEIPSASEASPKTAPAEAVEEKKVTADKGAEAKTTDASAALRRQKAKKAKKEAPARIISLPPAEEIEPQSVSESEVAPKPSYRPKIVEVAKQREKVSVTAEREEKKPKAKKKRGKRGIETVSDEATRKKALRKKEIREGAELYEGVEGDSRFVSKKKGVKKAIRTVSKTALTVPKAIKRRIKVGDSITVGELAKRMGIKSSEIIKKLMGLGVMANINQPIDYDSSVLVASEFGYEVERAFPHEEDIMELRPQGEGNLVPRPPVITIMGHVDHGKTSLLDAIRQSRLIESEAGGITQHIGAYQVSLPHGEVVFLDTPGHEAFTAMRARGAQVTDLVVLIVAADDGVMPQTLEAINHAKAAGVPLVVAINKIDKANANPERVKRELAEQGIVPEDWGGDVQFAEISAKKQLGIDELLEKILLQAELLELKASTDSLARGRIIEAKLDKGRGPVGTVLIQEGTLKTGDVFVCGLQYGRVRAMFDDKGARVEEATPAIPVEVQGFSGVPNAGDEFMVLENERVAKQVAQLRQQKQREAALARISKVTLEKLYERFQEGMVKELNLILKADVQGSIEALTQALSELGTEEIKVNVIHAGTGDIVESDIMLASASNAIVIGFNVRINPKAQALAEQEDVDVRFYDVIYHLSSDIHSALEGMLEPTYEERPLGQAEVRQTFSITKVGTIAGCYVTEGKFERNALIRVRRDHETIFEGKISSLKRFKDDVKEVAAGYECGIGIDKFDDIQVGDILEAYRLEEVKAHLEPMPGRQG; via the coding sequence ATGGCAAAAACTAGAGTATCACATCTGGCCCGAGAATTTAAAATAGGTGTCAAAGACCTCCTACAGCGTCTCAAAGAGATGAATTTAGAGGTCGAAAATTACCTTAGTTCCATAGATGAGCCTGATTTAGAGCGGGTCAGAAGTGTGTTGTCAAAAACAGCACCTCAGGTCGAGGAGCGTCGATTGGAGAGCGGCGTTAAGCGCCGTCGCCGATTAACCTCGGCAGGATTGCCAGCCCCCTCTGCGGAGGCTGCTCCAGAAGCAGAAGTCAGTGAGGAAACCGCCAAGCCCGCCGCAGTATCGACCGACGTCTCGGTATCGGATGAAGCCCAGGGAATTGCTGCCGCAGAAGGTGAGAAAACCGAACCCCACGCAACAAAGGAAGCCACACCTAAAACTCGAGATCGCAAAAAACCGACCAAAACTACAGCCCGGATTATTGTCTGGTCCGAAGCGGAAAAGCCGGCCCCAACCCCGGAGGTCTCGGAAGTTAAAGCCGAGCCGGAACCGGCCGAACCGTCGCCACCTGAACCAGAGACTGCGGTCGCATCATCGGCCCCAGAAATACCTTCCGCTTCGGAGGCGTCTCCGAAGACTGCCCCGGCGGAAGCGGTGGAGGAAAAAAAGGTGACGGCGGATAAAGGGGCGGAGGCCAAGACAACGGATGCTTCGGCGGCCCTACGGCGGCAAAAAGCCAAAAAAGCCAAAAAAGAGGCACCGGCACGAATTATCAGCCTGCCCCCGGCCGAGGAAATCGAGCCCCAATCTGTATCCGAATCTGAGGTTGCTCCCAAGCCGTCTTATCGGCCTAAAATTGTTGAAGTGGCCAAACAGCGGGAAAAGGTCTCCGTAACCGCCGAGAGAGAAGAAAAGAAACCTAAAGCCAAAAAGAAACGGGGTAAGCGGGGGATAGAAACGGTTAGCGATGAAGCAACCCGGAAAAAGGCTCTCCGCAAAAAGGAAATCCGAGAAGGGGCGGAATTATATGAAGGGGTAGAGGGCGACTCCCGTTTTGTTTCCAAGAAAAAAGGCGTCAAAAAAGCCATCAGGACGGTTTCCAAGACTGCGCTGACCGTACCCAAAGCCATTAAACGTCGCATCAAAGTGGGAGACTCGATCACCGTCGGTGAACTGGCCAAGCGGATGGGTATCAAGTCGAGCGAGATAATCAAAAAGCTCATGGGCCTAGGCGTCATGGCCAACATTAATCAGCCCATTGATTATGATTCCTCGGTGCTGGTGGCCAGTGAGTTCGGTTATGAGGTGGAACGAGCCTTTCCCCATGAAGAAGATATCATGGAATTGAGGCCTCAGGGAGAGGGCAATCTGGTCCCCCGGCCCCCGGTCATCACCATCATGGGCCATGTCGATCACGGTAAAACCTCTCTGTTGGATGCCATTCGCCAGAGCCGGTTAATCGAGTCCGAGGCTGGCGGCATTACCCAGCATATTGGGGCTTACCAGGTGTCATTGCCGCATGGTGAGGTAGTTTTTCTTGATACTCCAGGCCATGAGGCCTTTACTGCCATGCGGGCCCGCGGGGCCCAGGTGACTGACCTGGTGGTCCTGATCGTGGCCGCAGATGACGGCGTTATGCCCCAGACCCTGGAAGCCATCAACCACGCCAAGGCGGCGGGGGTGCCCCTGGTCGTGGCGATCAATAAGATTGACAAAGCCAATGCCAATCCGGAACGGGTTAAACGGGAACTAGCGGAACAGGGCATTGTCCCCGAAGACTGGGGTGGAGATGTACAATTTGCTGAAATCTCGGCCAAGAAACAATTGGGCATTGACGAGCTTTTGGAGAAGATCCTCCTGCAAGCCGAGCTTTTGGAACTCAAGGCCAGTACCGACAGCCTAGCTCGGGGTCGGATTATCGAAGCCAAACTGGATAAAGGCCGGGGGCCGGTTGGCACCGTCCTTATCCAAGAGGGAACTCTAAAAACGGGCGATGTCTTTGTCTGCGGTTTACAGTATGGCCGGGTCCGGGCCATGTTCGACGATAAGGGAGCGCGGGTGGAGGAGGCTACCCCGGCCATTCCCGTAGAAGTCCAGGGCTTCAGTGGGGTGCCTAATGCTGGGGATGAATTTATGGTCCTCGAAAATGAGCGGGTCGCTAAACAGGTAGCGCAGTTAAGGCAGCAGAAACAACGCGAGGCGGCCCTGGCCCGAATAAGCAAGGTCACCCTGGAAAAGCTTTACGAACGCTTCCAGGAGGGCATGGTCAAAGAACTGAACCTGATCCTCAAGGCCGATGTCCAGGGGTCCATCGAGGCCTTGACTCAAGCCCTGTCGGAACTGGGCACAGAAGAAATTAAGGTCAACGTCATCCATGCCGGGACCGGTGATATTGTGGAAAGCGATATCATGTTGGCTTCGGCATCCAATGCCATTGTCATCGGCTTTAATGTGCGCATTAATCCCAAGGCCCAAGCCCTGGCGGAACAAGAAGATGTTGATGTCCGGTTCTACGACGTTATTTACCATCTGAGCAGCGATATTCATTCCGCCCTGGAAGGCATGCTGGAGCCGACTTACGAAGAACGGCCTTTAGGCCAAGCCGAGGTGCGGCAGACCTTTTCTATCACCAAAGTCGGGACCATTGCCGGTTGCTATGTAACCGAAGGTAAGTTTGAACGCAACGCCTTAATACGGGTGCGGCGTGACCATGAAACGATCTTTGAAGGCAAGATCAGCTCCTTAAAACGGTTCAAGGATGATGTCAAAGAAGTGGCGGCCGGCTATGAATGTGGCATCGGCATCGATAAATTTGATGACATTCAGGTAGGTGATATTCTTGAGGCCTATCGCCTGGAAGAAGTTAAGGCGCATTTAGAGCCTATGCCTGGCAGACAAGGTTGA
- a CDS encoding DUF503 domain-containing protein, with product MVVTIAQITLRIPENHSLKGKRKVVKSLIEKVRHRFLVAIAEVDDHDLWQQAKLGLALIGNDSQILDASLNKIMNYMEAQHPAQIIDSKIEVWHLNDR from the coding sequence ATGGTCGTGACCATAGCCCAAATTACCCTCCGCATACCGGAGAATCATTCTCTCAAGGGCAAGCGGAAGGTGGTTAAGAGTCTGATTGAAAAGGTCAGGCATCGGTTCCTGGTGGCTATTGCCGAAGTTGATGACCATGATCTATGGCAACAGGCCAAGTTGGGTCTGGCGCTGATCGGTAACGATTCACAAATCTTGGATGCCAGCCTGAACAAGATCATGAATTATATGGAAGCCCAACATCCGGCCCAGATAATTGATTCCAAAATCGAAGTCTGGCATTTAAACGATAGATAA
- the rbfA gene encoding 30S ribosome-binding factor RbfA, which yields MQAISRTKARTARVSELLREKIALILLHKSRDPRLRTLTVTEVAISKDLRRARVFYQPRCEEELPHIQAALERASGFIKQELGREQILRVMPEITFLHDESWQRGARIEKLLCQLQKETPESDGSEDSS from the coding sequence ATGCAAGCCATTAGCCGAACCAAAGCACGGACTGCCCGGGTCAGTGAACTGTTACGGGAAAAAATCGCGTTAATTTTGCTGCACAAAAGTCGTGACCCCCGGCTCCGCACTCTGACCGTCACTGAAGTGGCGATAAGCAAAGATTTACGCCGGGCCAGGGTTTTCTACCAACCCCGCTGCGAGGAGGAATTGCCCCACATTCAGGCCGCTCTGGAGCGGGCCAGTGGGTTTATCAAGCAAGAGCTCGGCCGGGAACAGATCCTCCGGGTAATGCCGGAAATAACCTTCTTACACGATGAATCCTGGCAACGCGGCGCCCGGATCGAGAAGCTCTTGTGTCAATTACAGAAGGAAACCCCGGAAAGCGACGGGTCCGAGGACTCCTCATGA
- the truB gene encoding tRNA pseudouridine(55) synthase TruB, producing the protein MHGVVVIDKPAGLSSFGVVKAVRRILKVKKIGHLGTLDPFATGVLPLCLNEATKLVPFLIEESKTYRAVLHLGVETDTQDVNGTVVGQCSDLPRSEEIVRVMASFVGEQFQAPPMYSALRYQGQRLYHLARQGLTLEVNPRRIKVYSLALEEISLPEVTFVVTCSKGTYIRTLAADMGRCLGCGAHLKALRRLAVGPFSMSRAVSLPGWDDPQAQEKLRSHLIPLVHCLPDWPTVSVSNHEAQRLRQGQILRQWSSQAEYQGRQPGERVRILQGQELVAVAELSGISPRFALKPIRGFAAGQVVTQG; encoded by the coding sequence TTGCACGGGGTGGTGGTGATTGACAAACCGGCCGGGCTCTCTTCCTTCGGAGTAGTAAAAGCTGTTCGCCGGATTTTAAAAGTCAAAAAGATCGGGCACCTGGGGACGCTGGACCCTTTTGCTACCGGGGTTTTACCTCTCTGTCTCAATGAAGCCACCAAACTTGTGCCTTTTTTAATTGAGGAGTCCAAGACTTATCGGGCAGTCCTGCACCTTGGGGTAGAAACCGACACCCAGGACGTTAACGGCACGGTGGTGGGTCAATGCAGCGACTTGCCCCGGTCGGAAGAGATTGTCCGGGTGATGGCGAGCTTTGTGGGAGAGCAATTCCAGGCCCCGCCGATGTATTCCGCGCTCCGCTACCAGGGACAACGGCTCTATCATCTGGCTCGCCAGGGCCTGACCCTGGAGGTTAATCCGCGTCGGATAAAGGTATATAGTCTGGCATTGGAAGAAATTTCTCTGCCAGAGGTAACTTTTGTGGTCACCTGCTCCAAGGGCACCTATATCCGCACGCTGGCCGCCGATATGGGCCGCTGCCTGGGGTGCGGGGCGCATCTTAAGGCCCTGAGGCGTCTGGCGGTCGGACCGTTCTCGATGTCCAGGGCAGTATCTCTCCCTGGCTGGGATGATCCTCAGGCCCAGGAGAAATTGCGGTCGCACCTCATTCCTTTAGTCCATTGCTTGCCGGACTGGCCAACCGTGTCGGTATCCAACCATGAGGCCCAGCGGCTGCGGCAGGGTCAAATCCTGCGGCAGTGGTCTAGCCAGGCTGAATATCAGGGGCGGCAGCCGGGAGAACGGGTTCGGATCCTACAGGGTCAAGAATTGGTAGCTGTGGCAGAACTGTCGGGAATCTCCCCACGGTTCGCCTTAAAACCGATTCGGGGATTCGCGGCTGGTCAGGTTGTTACTCAGGGCTAG